The following are encoded in a window of Oncorhynchus keta strain PuntledgeMale-10-30-2019 chromosome 10, Oket_V2, whole genome shotgun sequence genomic DNA:
- the LOC118378985 gene encoding 5-demethoxyubiquinone hydroxylase, mitochondrial gives MQRAVFAHIALHDWTHVFSPLRIGQCCLKHRALPVQLSSRAYSVIPPPRDEAEKALLHSMLRVDHAGEYGANRIYAGQMAVLGRSQTGPLIQEMWDQEKKHLAKFNEILAENRVRPTLLLPLWNVAGFLLGAGTALLGKEGAMACTVAVEESISEHYNSQIRALMEEDPDRYVELLKLIKEFRDDEMEHHDTGLEHDAESLPGYNLLKSAIQLGCTAAIFVSQRL, from the exons ATGCAACGAGCCGTTTTTGCACACATTGCATTGCATGACTGGACGCATGTTTTCAGTCCTTTGAGGATAGGACAATGTTGTTTGAAGCACAGAG CACTACCAGTACAGCTCAGTTCTCGGGCATACAGTGTGATACCGCCCCCGCGCGACGAAGCAGAGAAGGCTCTGCTGCACAGTATGTTGCGGGTGGACCACGCAGGGGAATACGGTGCCAACCGCATCTACGCCGGCCAGATGGCAGTGTTGGGAAGGTCACAGACAGGACCGCTTATTCAG GAAATGTGGGATCAAGAGAAGAAGCATCTTGCCAAATTCAATGAGATTCTTGCAGAGAACAGAGTTCGCCCAACGTTGCTGTTGCCCCTCTGGAACGTTGCAGGTTTTTTACTTG GAGCGGGCACCGCTCTACTGGGTAAAGAAGGGGCCATGGCCTGTACTGTGGCTGTGGAGGAGAGCATCTCAGAGCACTACAACAGCCAGATCAGAGCCCTCATGGAGGAGGACCCAGACAGATACGTAGAGCTGTTAAAA TTAATAAAGGAATTCCGAGATGATGAGATGGAACATCATGATACAGGACTGGAGCACGATGCTGAATCT CTACCCGGATACAATCTTTTGAAGAGTGCAATACAACTTGGCTGCACAGCCGCAATATTTGTGTCTCAGCGCCTATAA